Proteins from a genomic interval of Spea bombifrons isolate aSpeBom1 chromosome 4, aSpeBom1.2.pri, whole genome shotgun sequence:
- the TRMU gene encoding mitochondrial tRNA-specific 2-thiouridylase 1 isoform X1, whose translation MQAVRRVVCAMSGGVDSSVAALLLRRRGYDVTGVFMNNWDVVDEHGVCSAEKDCEDAYKVCQMLDIPFHQVSYVKEYWHDVFSYFLNEYEKGRTPNPDILCNKHIKFNYLISHAIDNLGADAIATGHYARTSQEDEEVFQQKYIKHRPSLFRNRFEVRNDVKLLQAADKFKDQTFFLCQISQYALRKTMFPLGGLTKDFVKKIAAEAGFHHVLKRKESMGICFIGERNFERFILEYLEPQPGNFVSIEDGKIMGTHKGWFLFTLGQRARIGGQRDAWFVVDKDVAAGTVYVAPSTNHPALLRDLLRTDRVHWLSEDPPAELIRDKMMECHFRFQHQMALMPCVLTLNQDGSVWVSLVKPIRALTPGQFAVFYKGEECLGSGKIMRLGPSLHTLQQGQQRMKSAASVSTEAVEEMDPVS comes from the exons ATGCAGGCAGTCCGCCGGGTGGTGTGTGCCATGTCTGGCGGGGTGGACAGCTCGGTGGCCGCTTTACTGCTCCGGAGAAGAG gatatgatgtcactggTGTATTCATGAACAATTGGGATGTAGTGGATGAGCATGGTGTCTGCAGTGCGGAGAAAGACTGCGAGGATGCATATAAGGTCTGCCAGATGCTGGATATCCCCTTCCACCAAGTGTCCTACGTCAAGGAATATTGGCATGATGTATTCAG ttactTCTTGAATGAATATGAGAAAGGAAGAACTCCTAACCCTGACATTCTGTGCAACAAGCATATCaagtttaattatttaatcagcCATGCCATAGATAATTTAG GTGCTGACGCCATTGCCACTGGGCATTATGCTAGAACATcacaagaagatgaagaggtATTTCAGCAGAAATATATTAAGCATAGACCAAGTCTCTTTAGGAACAGATTTGAAGTTAGAAATG atGTAAAGCTTTTACAAGCAGCCGATAAATTTAAAGACCAGACATTTTTCCTATGTCAGATTTCCCAATATGCATTACGCAAAACCATGTTTCCGCTTGGAGGATTAACAAAGGACTTTGTAAAGAAAATAGCTGCAGAAGCTGGATTCCATCATGTCTTAAAGAGAAAAGAG agtaTGGGAATCTGTTTCATTGGAGAAAGGAACTTCGAAAGATTCATACTGGAG TATTTGGAACCTCAGCCTGGAAACTTTGTTTCAATAGAGGATGGAAAAATCATGGGAACTCATAAAG GTTGGTTCCTGTTCACCCTGGGACAGAGGGCAAGAATCGGAGGTCAGCGGGATGCATGGTTTGTTGTGGATAAGGATGTGGCCGCAGGGACTGTTTATGTG gcacCATCTACAAACCATCCAGCTCTCTTGAGAGACTTGCTGCGAACAGATCGTGTGCACTGGCTCTCCGAAGACCCACCTGCAGAGTTGATCAGGGATAAGATGATGGAGTGTCATTTCAGATTCCAACACCAGATGGCGCTCA TGCCGTGTGTGCTGACGCTAAACCAAGATGGCTCAGTATGGGTGTCGTTGGTCAAGCCAATCCGAGCGCTGACGCCTGGACAG TTTGCAGTCTTCTACAAAGGGGAGGAATGCCTTGGAAGTGGCAAGATCATGAGACTGGGCCCTTCGCTGCACACATTGCAGCAGGGCCAGCAAAGAATGAAATCGGCAGCAAGTGTGTCGACAGAGGCTGTTGAAGAGATGGATCCGGTGTCCTGA
- the TRMU gene encoding mitochondrial tRNA-specific 2-thiouridylase 1 isoform X2 produces MNNWDVVDEHGVCSAEKDCEDAYKVCQMLDIPFHQVSYVKEYWHDVFSYFLNEYEKGRTPNPDILCNKHIKFNYLISHAIDNLGADAIATGHYARTSQEDEEVFQQKYIKHRPSLFRNRFEVRNDVKLLQAADKFKDQTFFLCQISQYALRKTMFPLGGLTKDFVKKIAAEAGFHHVLKRKESMGICFIGERNFERFILEYLEPQPGNFVSIEDGKIMGTHKGWFLFTLGQRARIGGQRDAWFVVDKDVAAGTVYVAPSTNHPALLRDLLRTDRVHWLSEDPPAELIRDKMMECHFRFQHQMALMPCVLTLNQDGSVWVSLVKPIRALTPGQFAVFYKGEECLGSGKIMRLGPSLHTLQQGQQRMKSAASVSTEAVEEMDPVS; encoded by the exons ATGAACAATTGGGATGTAGTGGATGAGCATGGTGTCTGCAGTGCGGAGAAAGACTGCGAGGATGCATATAAGGTCTGCCAGATGCTGGATATCCCCTTCCACCAAGTGTCCTACGTCAAGGAATATTGGCATGATGTATTCAG ttactTCTTGAATGAATATGAGAAAGGAAGAACTCCTAACCCTGACATTCTGTGCAACAAGCATATCaagtttaattatttaatcagcCATGCCATAGATAATTTAG GTGCTGACGCCATTGCCACTGGGCATTATGCTAGAACATcacaagaagatgaagaggtATTTCAGCAGAAATATATTAAGCATAGACCAAGTCTCTTTAGGAACAGATTTGAAGTTAGAAATG atGTAAAGCTTTTACAAGCAGCCGATAAATTTAAAGACCAGACATTTTTCCTATGTCAGATTTCCCAATATGCATTACGCAAAACCATGTTTCCGCTTGGAGGATTAACAAAGGACTTTGTAAAGAAAATAGCTGCAGAAGCTGGATTCCATCATGTCTTAAAGAGAAAAGAG agtaTGGGAATCTGTTTCATTGGAGAAAGGAACTTCGAAAGATTCATACTGGAG TATTTGGAACCTCAGCCTGGAAACTTTGTTTCAATAGAGGATGGAAAAATCATGGGAACTCATAAAG GTTGGTTCCTGTTCACCCTGGGACAGAGGGCAAGAATCGGAGGTCAGCGGGATGCATGGTTTGTTGTGGATAAGGATGTGGCCGCAGGGACTGTTTATGTG gcacCATCTACAAACCATCCAGCTCTCTTGAGAGACTTGCTGCGAACAGATCGTGTGCACTGGCTCTCCGAAGACCCACCTGCAGAGTTGATCAGGGATAAGATGATGGAGTGTCATTTCAGATTCCAACACCAGATGGCGCTCA TGCCGTGTGTGCTGACGCTAAACCAAGATGGCTCAGTATGGGTGTCGTTGGTCAAGCCAATCCGAGCGCTGACGCCTGGACAG TTTGCAGTCTTCTACAAAGGGGAGGAATGCCTTGGAAGTGGCAAGATCATGAGACTGGGCCCTTCGCTGCACACATTGCAGCAGGGCCAGCAAAGAATGAAATCGGCAGCAAGTGTGTCGACAGAGGCTGTTGAAGAGATGGATCCGGTGTCCTGA
- the TRMU gene encoding mitochondrial tRNA-specific 2-thiouridylase 1 isoform X3 has translation MQAVRRVVCAMSGGVDSSVAALLLRRRGYDVTGVFMNNWDVVDEHGVCSAEKDCEDAYKVCQMLDIPFHQVSYVKEYWHDVFSYFLNEYEKGRTPNPDILCNKHIKFNYLISHAIDNLGADAIATGHYARTSQEDEEISQYALRKTMFPLGGLTKDFVKKIAAEAGFHHVLKRKESMGICFIGERNFERFILEYLEPQPGNFVSIEDGKIMGTHKGWFLFTLGQRARIGGQRDAWFVVDKDVAAGTVYVAPSTNHPALLRDLLRTDRVHWLSEDPPAELIRDKMMECHFRFQHQMALMPCVLTLNQDGSVWVSLVKPIRALTPGQFAVFYKGEECLGSGKIMRLGPSLHTLQQGQQRMKSAASVSTEAVEEMDPVS, from the exons ATGCAGGCAGTCCGCCGGGTGGTGTGTGCCATGTCTGGCGGGGTGGACAGCTCGGTGGCCGCTTTACTGCTCCGGAGAAGAG gatatgatgtcactggTGTATTCATGAACAATTGGGATGTAGTGGATGAGCATGGTGTCTGCAGTGCGGAGAAAGACTGCGAGGATGCATATAAGGTCTGCCAGATGCTGGATATCCCCTTCCACCAAGTGTCCTACGTCAAGGAATATTGGCATGATGTATTCAG ttactTCTTGAATGAATATGAGAAAGGAAGAACTCCTAACCCTGACATTCTGTGCAACAAGCATATCaagtttaattatttaatcagcCATGCCATAGATAATTTAG GTGCTGACGCCATTGCCACTGGGCATTATGCTAGAACATcacaagaagatgaagag ATTTCCCAATATGCATTACGCAAAACCATGTTTCCGCTTGGAGGATTAACAAAGGACTTTGTAAAGAAAATAGCTGCAGAAGCTGGATTCCATCATGTCTTAAAGAGAAAAGAG agtaTGGGAATCTGTTTCATTGGAGAAAGGAACTTCGAAAGATTCATACTGGAG TATTTGGAACCTCAGCCTGGAAACTTTGTTTCAATAGAGGATGGAAAAATCATGGGAACTCATAAAG GTTGGTTCCTGTTCACCCTGGGACAGAGGGCAAGAATCGGAGGTCAGCGGGATGCATGGTTTGTTGTGGATAAGGATGTGGCCGCAGGGACTGTTTATGTG gcacCATCTACAAACCATCCAGCTCTCTTGAGAGACTTGCTGCGAACAGATCGTGTGCACTGGCTCTCCGAAGACCCACCTGCAGAGTTGATCAGGGATAAGATGATGGAGTGTCATTTCAGATTCCAACACCAGATGGCGCTCA TGCCGTGTGTGCTGACGCTAAACCAAGATGGCTCAGTATGGGTGTCGTTGGTCAAGCCAATCCGAGCGCTGACGCCTGGACAG TTTGCAGTCTTCTACAAAGGGGAGGAATGCCTTGGAAGTGGCAAGATCATGAGACTGGGCCCTTCGCTGCACACATTGCAGCAGGGCCAGCAAAGAATGAAATCGGCAGCAAGTGTGTCGACAGAGGCTGTTGAAGAGATGGATCCGGTGTCCTGA
- the GTSE1 gene encoding G2 and S phase-expressed protein 1, giving the protein MDTGGDFSLLTDEKFDFDISLSPSSAKEDCDDEVFIGPVKHKEKCVRAAIASDVSEEKTPPQCDQVAWSPLSADKFVEIFKEAHLLALQLGCLTTDDEKKEQPAERATNQVVEKFVQESKSKLKILETGLESAKTPVVIKRETYCVTESPFHQLPPSVQQRLNMPSTEGGKQVGLKMSKQDSPAKVQKSAKTLSVSPLAQKTKALPWKNNVPAASTSKPTLSRLQPMKTSTTYAQKNLLTVEKPKTSKKPSPVRRKHLSSAGSSEDLISDKSSIASDVSDTSFNNSTVGQTKKTLPASSKLSLKNTQFKAPTSTAYRRNTSSSSSSHSSINTSLNSSLSFSPPASNAKINASLNISASNSKIKSNPSRLALVRPTGGSTSSIKANGTELPSNLLKPGGAVKGKIAGNNSKSSSVQVVQPQTPSGKFQRQISAPNLQRLPVQTNPESAVKGASCTKPQARVLPTPTSRLKLPQRPTGMSPDRPVGRKMQPTRLMSCGDIGSGIEQSTPMREIQAVPSNIPLVGRSVSSATPSTKRASALPTPVNRRTSGMLTPRTLPRSLSSLRQTPALPVSNKSAIKCPVNGPVESDENGLPAVTSPCSPTDEDTPEIVPCSLNFSPESKPACLEQSDVQKCVAFPVSAEALLIDIGMENHEKDVKVKKMSADFDSQPLIDLSNTPELNKRIVSAKAAHVGQLIDFSSPLIKLSPIVNKENMDFDSPLLKF; this is encoded by the exons ATGGATACTGGTGGGG ATTTTTCTCTTCTGACCGATGAGAAGTTTGATTTTGATATCTCATTATCTCCCTCAAG TGCGAAAGAAGACTGTGATGACGAAGTATTTATTGGACCTGTAAAGCACAAAGAAAAATGTGTCCGTGCTGCAATTGCCTCTGATGTATCGGAGGAGAAGACTCCTCCTCAATGTGACCAGGTAGCCTGGAGTCCTTTAAGTGCAGATAAGTTTGTTGAGATATTCAAAGAAGCCCACTTGCTGGCACTACAGCTGGGATGCTTGACGACTGATGATGAAAAGAAAGAGCAACCTGCTGAGAGAGCCACAAACCAAGTGGTGGAGAAATTTGTTCAGGAGTCCAAATCAAAACTGAAAATACTTGAAACAGGACTCGAGTCTGCAAAAACACCGGTAGTTATCAAGCGAGAAACTTACTGTGTGACTGAAAGTCCTTTCCACCAGCTCCCGCCTTCAGTTCAGCAGCGACTTAATATGCCGAGCACAGAAGGAGGAAAGCAGGTGGGtctaaaaatgtcaaaacaagACAGCCCTGCAAAAGTGCAAAAATCTGCCAAGACCCTTTCTGTGTCGCCACTTGCACAGAAGACCAAAGCTCTGCCGTGGAAAAACAATGTTCCAGCAGCAAGCACCAGCAAACCTACGTTAAGCCGGTTACAGCCTATGAAGACCTCTACGACTTATGCACAAAAAAATCTCTTAACAGTTGAAAAG CCTAAAACAAGCAAGAAGCCTAGTCCAGTTAGACGGAAACATCTCAGTAGTGCGGGTTCGTCCGAAGACCTAATTTCGGATAAATCCAGCATTGCATCCGATGTCAGTGACACTTCATTCAATAACAGTACTGTGGGGCAAACAAAGAAGACCCTTCCCGCCTCAAGCAAG ctcaGTCTAAAAAATACGCAGTTCAAGGCGCCAACATCGACTGCTTATAGAAGGAACACCTCCTCTTCATCATCTTCGCATTCTAGCATCAACACAAGTTTAAACTCAAGCTTATCATTCTCACCACCTGCTAGTAATG ccaAAATAAATGCTTCCTTGAATATCTCGGCAAGCAATTCAAAGATCAAGTCAAATCCAAGTAGACTTGCACTAGTTCGTCCTACTGGTGGGTCCACATCCTCCATAAAAGCAAATGGCACAGAGCTTCCAAGCAACCTACTGAAGCCTGGTGGTGCAGTAAAAGGAAAAATAGCTGGGAATAACAGCAAGTCCTCCTCCGTGCAAGTGGTGCAACCACAGACGCCTTCCGGCAAATTCCAGAGGCAGATATCCGCTCCTAATCTTCAAAGGTTACCTGTGCAGACAAACCCAGAAAGTGCTGTCAAAGGAGCTTCATGTACTAAACCTCAGGCTAGGGTACTGCCTACACCCACAAGCCGGCTAAAATTGCCCCAGAGGCCTACAG GGATGTCTCCTGATCGTCCTGTTGGAAGAAAAATGCAACCGACAAGGCTTATGTCCTGTGGTGATATTGGAAG tggtATTGAACAAAGTACCCCCATGAGAGAAATACAGGCCGTTCCAAGCAACATCCCCTTGGTTGGAAGATCAGTTTCCTCCGCAACGCCTAGCACAAAGCGTGCATCTGCCTTGCCCACTCCCGTTAACCGAAGGACCTCTGGAATGCTAACGCCAAGGACTCTCCCACGGTCTCTTTCATCTCTGCGCCAGACTCCTGCTCTGCCGGTCTCAAACAAATCTGCCATAAAGTGTCCTGTTAACGG GCCTGTGGAATCTGATGAAAATGGTCTGCCTGCTGTTACTAGTCCGTGTTCGCCAACAGATGAAGACACGCCTGAAATCGTTCCATGTTCCTTAAACTTTTCTCCAGAAAGCAAGCCAGCATGTCTGGAACAAAGCGATGTGCAAAAGTGTGTGGCATTTCCGGTAAGCGCAGAG GCTTTATTGATTGACATTGGAATGGAAAATCACGAAAAGGATGTGAAAGTGAAGAAAATGTCAGCTGATTTTGACAGCCAACCTCTTATTGACCTTTCCAACACACCTGAATTGAACAAAAGAATCGTGTCAGCGAAAGCAGCTCATGTTGGCCAG CTGATAGATTTCAGTTCTCCTCTTATTAAGCTGAGCCCCATAGTGAACAAAGAAAACATGGATTTTGATTCTCCTCTTCTAAAGTTTTAG